In Alteromonas naphthalenivorans, one DNA window encodes the following:
- the arcB gene encoding aerobic respiration two-component sensor histidine kinase ArcB, with the protein MHSDSPNDSWAIRFAQFVQRFGTLKLSILFVVFSLVFTLGGSYVIRVSMGSAVQPDDFISAVILTMLSAPWVLYFFSELIKQLENSRTNLKEVVSQLERLREEDVFLNRELQTNIRQLNHEIEQRKLAQEEREALFKDLEREIQDKSEQEAQARRLSTLLRSIIDASPDLIYYRNEEGRFAGCNRIAELMTGKTEQELLGLTPTDVYEEDLARQIVASDHEVLETNASITEELWLRFADGRRRYFEMKRVPFFDKEGNRLGLLSFGRDMTERKQAENAAAKASTDKTRFIATISHELRTPLNGIVGLSRMLRDTELNEEQFSWVSTIYASAITLGNIFNDIIDLDKLDRDKVELSLKTVSLRDFTEELSSIIRLLAGDKQLELKTTIKEPLPRLVEVDGTRLRQILWNILFNAVKFTQKGHVSLSIEATKPENDVAFVTFVIEDTGVGIPEEEIEKIFAMYYQVDHPDHQSATGTGIGLAICKQMVDLMKGNIKVTSVVGKGTRFEIELPVEISKKPMQVAQLQVTDLNILLVEDIELNVMVAKALLEKMGQKVDVAMTGQEAIDKARANQYDLILLDIQLPDMTGFDVASTLHEEDLVMQTPIVALTANVIKKREEYLQNGMDDIIAKPIKKSRVIEVFNELFHAPPAPLEVEGQVERPPEPSKILSNILDMDLLQMLVDTIGDDMVRASVKVFQEKMPEYMEILQLSLSADEKSEVCSQAHKIKGAAGSVGLARVQRIANQIQQGDHPTWWQNVHDWVEELQMAVQYDMKALQDWLNQQRVDD; encoded by the coding sequence ATGCATTCAGATTCACCAAACGATTCTTGGGCTATTCGTTTTGCGCAGTTTGTACAGCGCTTCGGTACGCTTAAGTTAAGTATTCTGTTCGTTGTATTTTCGCTGGTATTTACGCTTGGCGGCTCTTACGTAATTCGCGTAAGCATGGGCAGTGCAGTACAGCCTGATGACTTTATCAGCGCGGTTATACTCACCATGCTTTCGGCACCTTGGGTACTGTACTTTTTTAGCGAACTTATAAAGCAGTTAGAAAATTCACGTACCAATCTTAAAGAAGTGGTAAGCCAACTAGAGCGCTTGCGAGAAGAAGATGTTTTTCTTAACCGTGAGCTGCAAACAAATATCCGCCAATTAAATCACGAAATTGAGCAGCGTAAATTAGCGCAAGAAGAGCGTGAAGCCTTATTTAAAGACTTAGAGCGTGAAATTCAGGATAAATCTGAACAAGAAGCGCAAGCCCGCCGCTTATCTACCTTGCTGCGCTCGATTATCGATGCCTCGCCAGATCTTATTTACTACCGTAATGAAGAAGGGCGCTTTGCGGGCTGTAACCGTATAGCAGAACTCATGACGGGTAAAACAGAGCAGGAACTGCTTGGTTTAACCCCTACCGATGTTTATGAAGAAGACTTGGCGCGACAAATCGTCGCCAGTGATCACGAAGTACTAGAAACTAACGCCAGTATTACCGAAGAGTTATGGCTACGCTTTGCCGATGGCCGCCGTCGCTACTTCGAAATGAAGCGAGTTCCATTCTTCGATAAAGAAGGTAACCGTTTAGGCTTGCTATCATTTGGTCGAGACATGACTGAACGTAAACAAGCAGAAAATGCAGCAGCGAAAGCCAGTACCGACAAAACGCGCTTTATCGCTACGATTAGCCACGAACTACGTACGCCGTTAAACGGTATTGTTGGCTTAAGTAGAATGCTGCGCGATACCGAATTAAACGAAGAGCAATTTAGCTGGGTAAGTACTATTTATGCCAGTGCTATCACGCTTGGCAATATCTTTAACGATATTATCGATTTGGATAAGCTGGATAGAGATAAAGTTGAGCTTAGTTTAAAGACTGTATCGCTTCGCGACTTCACCGAAGAGCTAAGCAGTATTATTCGACTATTAGCGGGTGATAAACAGCTAGAGCTTAAGACTACGATTAAAGAGCCTCTTCCGAGATTAGTTGAAGTCGATGGCACGCGCCTGCGCCAAATTTTGTGGAATATCCTGTTTAACGCAGTGAAGTTTACCCAAAAAGGCCATGTGAGCTTATCCATTGAAGCCACTAAACCAGAAAATGACGTCGCGTTCGTGACTTTTGTTATTGAAGATACTGGGGTAGGCATACCTGAAGAAGAGATAGAAAAAATCTTCGCTATGTACTATCAGGTTGATCACCCCGATCACCAGTCTGCAACAGGCACCGGTATTGGTTTGGCTATTTGTAAGCAAATGGTCGATTTAATGAAGGGTAATATCAAGGTTACCAGTGTGGTAGGTAAAGGCACGCGCTTTGAAATAGAGCTTCCGGTAGAAATATCGAAAAAGCCTATGCAAGTGGCGCAGCTTCAGGTTACTGACTTGAACATTCTACTGGTAGAAGATATTGAACTTAATGTGATGGTTGCCAAAGCCTTGCTTGAAAAAATGGGGCAAAAGGTGGATGTGGCCATGACGGGGCAAGAAGCGATTGATAAAGCCCGCGCGAACCAATACGACTTAATACTGTTAGATATTCAGTTGCCAGATATGACGGGCTTCGACGTGGCCAGTACGCTGCATGAAGAAGACTTAGTAATGCAAACGCCTATTGTGGCACTTACTGCGAACGTGATTAAAAAGCGGGAAGAATATTTGCAAAATGGCATGGACGATATTATTGCCAAGCCCATTAAGAAATCTCGCGTGATTGAGGTGTTCAACGAATTATTCCATGCGCCGCCTGCACCATTAGAAGTTGAAGGTCAGGTAGAACGCCCACCAGAGCCAAGCAAAATATTAAGTAACATTTTAGATATGGACTTGCTCCAGATGTTAGTGGATACAATAGGCGATGATATGGTGCGAGCAAGTGTGAAAGTGTTCCAGGAGAAAATGCCTGAATACATGGAAATTTTGCAGTTGAGCCTAAGCGCTGATGAGAAATCTGAAGTCTGCTCGCAAGCGCATAAAATTAAAGGTGCGGCGGGTTCTGTAGGGCTTGCTCGTGTTCAGCGTATTGCAAATCAAATTCAACAAGGCGATCACCCAACGTGGTGGCAAAACGTTCATGATTGGGTTGAAGAATTGCAGATGGCGGTACAGTACGACATGAAAGCCTTGCAGGATTGGCTTAATCAGCAGCGAGTAGACGATTAA
- a CDS encoding PH domain-containing protein has product MTMSTDNETFSNAQLDAITANENTSASDKPQLHQLNLEAISPRYRVINISLAFGIAFVLIMVASALRYQSFFALPEPLVAAFPYIVVGICVLGCLWTTYHFFADPLIKYALREQDLSLQSGLVFRSLSCQPILRVQHVELKRGPIARLAGLASLQVFSAGGATHTFEIPGIEVEVAERLRQFILDHKDVSAK; this is encoded by the coding sequence ATGACAATGAGTACTGATAACGAGACGTTTAGCAACGCTCAGCTAGACGCTATAACAGCTAATGAAAACACGTCTGCATCAGACAAGCCTCAACTTCACCAACTTAATTTAGAAGCGATTTCTCCGCGTTACCGCGTGATTAATATTTCATTGGCTTTTGGCATAGCGTTTGTGCTTATCATGGTGGCTAGTGCGCTACGGTATCAGTCATTTTTCGCGCTACCAGAGCCCTTGGTCGCCGCCTTTCCTTATATTGTTGTGGGCATTTGTGTGCTGGGATGTTTATGGACGACCTATCATTTTTTTGCCGATCCGCTTATTAAATATGCCCTGCGTGAACAAGACTTAAGCTTGCAATCAGGCTTGGTATTTAGGTCGTTATCTTGCCAGCCCATACTTCGCGTTCAACATGTTGAATTAAAACGTGGGCCGATTGCGCGCCTAGCTGGTTTAGCTTCTTTGCAGGTTTTTTCGGCTGGTGGTGCTACCCACACGTTTGAAATTCCAGGTATAGAGGTGGAGGTGGCCGAGCGGTTAAGGCAGTTCATACTTGATCATAAAGATGTGAGTGCAAAATAA
- a CDS encoding PH domain-containing protein — MASPEVESAKPSESSAQGKAVKVDTGEGWRRLSPIAIAYFTLRSIKNMAQGAIYAVPAIAVTANITDNIQSPNTFLGIAAIFIIFFSSGVVSFFMYRFRVNNQHVEIHSGVFSRSYTNLPFWRIQNVKIELPFYYRPFGFALVILDTAGSAGEEAKIVAVPLAYAHALRKQVLAEHQDSRPLDARDSEEEHQETGHQQTGHQETGHQETGRHASSYVNDSNAVANTAVNSDQSKRYLETNEDGETILNRRSITDIVIHGITNNRVWILLGAAAPFYDNAFGYLSEWLAEKGLQLNQLVGEQTIAWWQFGLYAFVMLMMAMALVAVISIGGALFTFYDYTLSRHNDRYIRRSGLLNKQEVSMRASRIQVISAKQDWLDRILKRVNLYFEQNASIGHSTNELMSPNRLIVPSVTEDEADELSQEVMPQSKIRRSDYQSISKRYILHWVIAGLSIPFMVGAGFGIYIEHLDITAGVTFVSAILLSVIVLRWWRWGVVSDGKYIYVRRGRIGVDYLCFEPYKVQQVVVKQSVFMKRRKLATVQFVLASGAILVPFLPEDYANELANNVLFEVESKRKSWM; from the coding sequence ATGGCTTCCCCCGAAGTAGAATCGGCGAAGCCCTCCGAAAGCAGCGCACAAGGGAAAGCCGTTAAGGTTGATACCGGCGAAGGCTGGCGTAGGCTTTCCCCCATTGCCATTGCTTATTTTACCCTTCGCAGCATTAAAAACATGGCACAAGGCGCCATTTACGCCGTACCGGCCATTGCAGTAACGGCCAATATTACCGATAACATTCAATCGCCCAATACCTTTTTAGGCATTGCTGCGATCTTCATTATTTTCTTTTCAAGCGGTGTCGTCAGTTTCTTCATGTACCGCTTTAGAGTAAACAACCAGCACGTTGAAATTCACAGTGGTGTGTTTTCTCGAAGTTACACCAACTTGCCATTTTGGCGTATTCAGAATGTAAAAATTGAATTACCTTTCTACTATCGACCGTTCGGCTTCGCACTTGTGATACTTGATACCGCTGGAAGTGCAGGAGAAGAGGCTAAAATTGTCGCCGTTCCTTTGGCCTATGCTCATGCCTTAAGAAAGCAAGTGCTTGCCGAGCATCAAGACTCTCGCCCCCTAGACGCTCGAGATAGCGAGGAAGAACATCAAGAGACTGGGCATCAACAAACTGGGCATCAAGAGACTGGGCATCAAGAGACTGGGCGCCACGCAAGCTCTTATGTAAATGATAGCAATGCTGTTGCTAATACTGCGGTCAACAGTGACCAAAGCAAGCGCTATTTAGAAACCAACGAGGATGGCGAAACCATACTGAATAGGCGCTCTATAACCGATATTGTGATCCACGGAATTACCAACAACCGAGTATGGATTTTATTAGGTGCTGCAGCCCCCTTTTATGACAATGCGTTTGGCTACCTATCAGAATGGCTGGCTGAAAAGGGCTTGCAGCTAAATCAGCTTGTTGGCGAGCAGACCATAGCGTGGTGGCAGTTTGGCTTGTACGCGTTTGTGATGCTAATGATGGCTATGGCCTTGGTCGCAGTGATTAGTATTGGCGGGGCTCTGTTTACCTTTTACGATTATACATTGTCGCGCCACAACGACAGATATATCCGCAGAAGTGGTTTATTGAATAAACAAGAAGTGAGTATGCGGGCATCCCGCATTCAAGTAATTTCTGCGAAGCAAGATTGGTTAGACAGAATTCTTAAGCGCGTGAACCTGTACTTCGAGCAAAACGCATCAATTGGGCACTCGACCAATGAGCTTATGTCGCCAAACCGACTTATTGTACCTTCTGTGACTGAAGACGAAGCGGATGAGTTAAGCCAAGAAGTCATGCCGCAGAGTAAAATTCGCCGTAGCGACTACCAGTCTATAAGCAAGCGTTACATTTTACACTGGGTGATAGCAGGGCTTTCTATTCCTTTTATGGTGGGTGCTGGATTCGGCATCTATATAGAACATTTAGATATTACTGCAGGGGTCACTTTTGTTAGCGCAATACTGCTAAGTGTTATTGTGCTTAGATGGTGGCGTTGGGGTGTGGTTAGCGACGGTAAATACATTTATGTAAGGCGAGGGCGCATAGGTGTGGATTACTTATGCTTCGAACCCTACAAAGTTCAGCAGGTAGTGGTAAAGCAAAGTGTGTTCATGAAAAGGCGAAAGCTTGCGACGGTGCAGTTTGTATTAGCATCTGGGGCTATTTTAGTGCCGTTTTTACCTGAAGATTATGCGAATGAGTTAGCTAATAACGTGCTATTTGAAGTGGAATCGAAACGAAAGTCTTGGATGTAA
- a CDS encoding response regulator, with amino-acid sequence MNKVLVVEDSLTVRKILSKLLEDNPYLTPILCKDFAEATQELKKGHDFLAAIVDLNLPDAPNGESVDLSLSYSIPTLVLTGNFDEFTRAQLLDLGVLDYITKESRYSYNQVIKLIDRLRKNLTTKVLVVEDSVTSRNYICSLLKKFQFQIYEASDGLEALNLLAEHQDIRMVISDHRMPNMDGYELIKAIRHERRMQDLIFIGLSGTNDGVLSSKFIKSGANDFLSKPFYHEEFFCRVMQNLEAQEMIQTIRQSANIDPLTQVYNRRYLIEQGEEILAEDTSTSAVTVCMIDIDNFKSVNDNQGHKAGDMLLQEFATLLKEHFSEDLVVRYGGEEFTVISTRALKEHLGNVSQFINLVRSSRFTQHELNITCSIGICAEKHTDLETQIDIADKRLYQAKRTGKDRIIASDS; translated from the coding sequence ATGAATAAAGTATTGGTGGTAGAAGACAGCCTAACCGTTCGTAAAATTTTAAGTAAACTATTAGAAGACAACCCGTACTTAACGCCAATCCTTTGTAAGGATTTCGCTGAAGCAACGCAAGAACTTAAAAAAGGACACGACTTTCTTGCCGCTATTGTAGATTTAAATTTACCTGATGCTCCCAACGGTGAGAGCGTAGATTTAAGTTTATCGTATTCAATTCCCACTTTGGTGTTAACAGGCAATTTTGATGAGTTTACCCGAGCACAACTTCTCGATTTAGGTGTACTTGATTATATAACCAAAGAATCTCGCTATTCCTACAATCAGGTCATCAAGCTCATTGACCGCTTGAGAAAAAACCTCACCACTAAAGTACTCGTTGTTGAAGACTCTGTTACTAGTCGAAACTATATTTGCAGCCTGCTTAAAAAATTCCAATTCCAAATATATGAGGCAAGTGATGGCCTAGAGGCGCTCAATTTGCTTGCTGAGCATCAAGATATCCGTATGGTAATTTCCGATCATCGCATGCCTAATATGGATGGATACGAACTCATTAAAGCAATTAGACACGAACGTCGAATGCAAGATTTAATCTTTATAGGGCTTTCAGGTACCAATGATGGCGTACTTTCCTCTAAGTTCATCAAAAGTGGCGCTAACGACTTCCTTTCTAAACCTTTCTATCATGAAGAGTTCTTCTGCCGAGTGATGCAAAATTTAGAAGCTCAGGAAATGATTCAGACCATCAGGCAATCAGCCAATATCGATCCCCTGACTCAAGTTTACAATCGCCGCTACCTTATAGAACAAGGAGAAGAAATATTAGCCGAGGACACGTCTACCTCTGCGGTAACCGTATGTATGATTGATATCGATAACTTTAAATCGGTGAATGACAATCAAGGTCACAAGGCAGGTGATATGTTGCTTCAGGAGTTTGCCACTTTGTTAAAAGAACATTTTAGTGAAGACTTGGTGGTTCGCTACGGCGGTGAAGAGTTTACAGTAATATCTACCCGAGCTTTAAAGGAGCATCTTGGGAACGTTTCGCAATTTATTAACCTTGTCCGAAGCTCACGTTTCACGCAACACGAATTAAACATAACGTGCAGCATTGGTATTTGCGCAGAAAAACACACTGACCTTGAAACGCAAATTGACATTGCTGACAAACGGCTTTATCAAGCTAAGCGTACTGGAAAAGATAGAATAATTGCTAGTGACAGCTAA
- the gltB gene encoding glutamate synthase large subunit yields the protein MSLYNPNDSRDNCGFGLIAHTHGEASHTLVETAIHGLDRMQHRGGIAADGKTGDGCGLLLQKPDAFFHTIAAENGWKLSKKYGVGMIFLSQDQALAQTAREVLNEELEKETLSVVGWREVPVDRSVLGELALTGVPQIEQVFVNAPAGWRKRDLERRLYMVRRRAEKRLESDPDFYVACLSGLVTIYKGLVMPKDLPAFYLDLADERLQSAICVFHQRFSTNTLPRWPLAQPFRFLAHNGEINTIKGNRDWAMARASKFATPLIPDLKEAAPFVNTEGSDSSSLDNMLELFLAGGMDLFRAMRLLVPPAYQNNKTMDDDLRAFYEFNSMHMEPWDGPAGIVLTNGRHVACNLDRNGLRPARYVITKNGFITLASEVGIWDYEEADVIEKGRVGPGEMLAVDTYTGKIWRSTEIDEELKARHPYKEWLDKHIRHLTPIEELDASLIGKRVFDDDTISVFHKQFSYSYEEIQQVIKVLAKDGQEAVGSMGDDTPMAVMSSRQRTVYDYFRQQFAQVTNPPIDPLRENHVMSLATCIGREQNVFSETSGYADRVLFNSPILMYTDLKQLREFNPDNYYSEVVELQYQPQEGLKKAIERICNEVEHLVKQKRAAFVILSDRNIRQNRLPIPAAMAVGAVQRRLVDKSLRCDANVVIETASARDPHHFAVLIGLGATAVYPFLAYETIEQLCEKGELDISPMQATLNYRKGINKGLYKIMSKMGISTVASYRSSKLFEAIGINDAVMELCFRGVTSRLQGADFDDFQQDTVNLNRVAWLKRKPVDHGGLLKYVHGGEYHAYNPDVVSTLQKAVMSGEYSDYQQYAKLVNERSPAHIRDLLALDPQSEPVDISEVEDAQNLFPRFDTAAMSIGALSPEAHEALAIAMNRLGGQSNSGEGGEHPSRFGTEKNSKIKQVASGRFGVTPHYLVNANVIQIKVAQGAKPGEGGQLPGDKVNKYIAQLRFSVPGVTLISPPPHHDIYSIEDLAQLIFDLKQVNPTALISVKLVSEPGVGTIATGVAKAYADLITVSGYDGGTGASPLTSVKYAGSPFELGLSETQQALIENGLRHKVRVQTDGGLKTGLDVVKAGILGAESFGFGTGPMVALGCKYLRICHLNNCATGVATQDQKLRDDHFIGLPDMVMNYFKFIAQEVREIMAALGVTKFDDLVGRTELLKVIDGVTAKQNRLDLTPLLVRPKAGEHTRLFCSQTTNEPVDKGVLNAQMLKDAQQAVVDGESLELKYPVRNTDRSVGALLSGEIAKHHGNHDFEDTPIKVNLTGTAGQSFGVWNAGGLHMHLEGDANDYVGKGMTGGKLVIHPPRNMTYNAHESAIMGNTCLYGATGGKLFAAGRAGERFGVRNSGAIAVVEGIGDNGCEYMTGGIVAVLGPVGVNFGAGMTGGFAYLMDDNDDLDNRVNQDLIEIMPVDGKAILVEHLRGLINQHYEETGSDHSLGLLTDFAATLKRFKLIKPKTSDVKNLLGHISRSSAELRIQAQ from the coding sequence ATGAGTTTATACAACCCCAACGATTCCCGGGATAACTGTGGATTTGGCTTAATCGCCCATACCCACGGAGAAGCTAGCCATACGCTAGTAGAAACTGCTATTCACGGTTTAGACCGTATGCAGCATCGAGGCGGTATTGCCGCTGACGGGAAAACCGGAGACGGCTGTGGTTTATTACTACAGAAACCGGATGCGTTCTTCCATACTATCGCCGCAGAAAATGGCTGGAAACTCAGCAAAAAATACGGCGTTGGCATGATCTTTCTAAGCCAGGACCAGGCCCTTGCGCAAACTGCGCGTGAGGTGTTGAATGAAGAACTTGAAAAAGAAACCCTTAGTGTTGTTGGCTGGCGCGAAGTGCCTGTCGATCGCTCTGTATTGGGTGAACTTGCTCTTACCGGCGTGCCACAAATAGAACAAGTATTTGTGAATGCACCAGCAGGTTGGCGCAAGCGCGATCTTGAACGCCGCCTTTATATGGTGCGTCGACGCGCTGAAAAGCGTCTTGAAAGCGATCCAGATTTTTATGTTGCCTGCCTATCAGGTTTGGTCACTATTTATAAAGGCTTGGTAATGCCGAAAGACTTACCCGCCTTCTATTTAGATTTAGCCGACGAACGTCTGCAAAGTGCTATTTGTGTATTCCACCAGCGCTTTTCAACCAATACGCTTCCACGTTGGCCATTGGCTCAACCGTTCCGCTTCTTGGCCCATAATGGTGAAATTAATACCATTAAAGGTAACCGAGATTGGGCAATGGCACGTGCCTCTAAATTTGCTACGCCGCTTATCCCTGATTTGAAAGAAGCAGCCCCTTTTGTTAATACCGAAGGTTCTGATTCATCGTCACTTGATAACATGCTTGAGCTATTCTTAGCCGGTGGGATGGATTTGTTCCGTGCCATGCGTTTATTAGTGCCACCTGCTTATCAAAATAACAAAACCATGGATGACGACCTACGTGCATTTTACGAGTTTAACTCGATGCATATGGAACCATGGGATGGCCCTGCCGGTATCGTATTAACGAACGGCCGCCACGTGGCATGTAACCTAGACCGAAATGGTCTTCGCCCTGCCCGCTACGTTATCACCAAAAATGGCTTCATTACCCTTGCCTCAGAAGTGGGCATTTGGGATTACGAAGAAGCTGACGTTATTGAAAAAGGCCGCGTAGGCCCAGGTGAAATGCTAGCGGTTGATACCTACACAGGTAAAATCTGGCGTTCCACTGAAATTGATGAAGAATTAAAAGCGCGCCATCCTTATAAAGAGTGGCTCGATAAGCATATTCGTCATTTAACGCCTATTGAAGAGCTAGATGCTTCACTGATTGGAAAGCGCGTTTTTGATGACGACACCATTTCGGTATTCCATAAGCAGTTCAGCTATAGCTATGAAGAAATTCAGCAAGTTATTAAAGTACTTGCGAAAGACGGTCAAGAAGCCGTTGGCTCTATGGGTGATGATACGCCAATGGCGGTTATGTCTTCACGCCAGCGTACCGTTTACGATTACTTCCGTCAGCAGTTTGCACAGGTAACTAACCCGCCTATCGATCCATTACGTGAAAACCACGTAATGTCGCTAGCCACCTGTATTGGCCGCGAGCAAAACGTATTCAGCGAAACCTCAGGTTATGCAGACCGCGTATTGTTTAACTCGCCAATACTGATGTATACCGATTTAAAACAGCTACGTGAATTTAATCCTGATAACTACTATTCAGAAGTGGTTGAACTTCAGTATCAACCGCAAGAGGGCTTGAAGAAAGCCATCGAGCGTATTTGTAACGAAGTAGAACACTTAGTTAAACAAAAGCGTGCGGCGTTCGTGATTTTATCCGATCGCAATATCAGACAAAACCGCTTACCTATTCCAGCTGCTATGGCCGTTGGTGCAGTACAGCGCCGTTTAGTTGATAAATCACTACGATGCGACGCGAACGTAGTAATAGAAACCGCCAGTGCCCGTGACCCACATCACTTTGCCGTACTCATTGGTTTAGGTGCTACAGCGGTTTATCCGTTCTTAGCCTACGAAACCATTGAACAGCTTTGTGAGAAAGGCGAATTAGACATTTCACCTATGCAAGCCACGTTGAACTACCGTAAAGGTATCAACAAGGGCTTGTACAAGATAATGTCGAAAATGGGTATCAGTACCGTGGCGAGCTACCGTAGCTCGAAGCTATTCGAAGCTATCGGTATTAACGATGCGGTAATGGAATTGTGCTTCAGAGGCGTTACCTCGCGCTTACAGGGAGCCGATTTTGACGACTTCCAACAAGATACGGTTAATCTAAACCGCGTTGCTTGGTTAAAACGTAAGCCTGTTGATCACGGTGGTTTGCTTAAGTATGTACACGGCGGCGAATACCATGCGTATAACCCAGATGTAGTCAGCACTCTGCAAAAAGCAGTAATGTCCGGCGAATACAGCGATTACCAGCAGTATGCGAAACTGGTTAACGAGCGCTCTCCTGCGCACATTCGTGACCTGCTAGCGCTCGACCCACAAAGCGAGCCAGTGGATATAAGCGAAGTTGAAGACGCACAGAACTTATTCCCGCGTTTTGATACGGCAGCAATGTCTATAGGCGCGTTAAGTCCTGAAGCGCATGAAGCGTTAGCGATTGCCATGAACCGTTTAGGCGGGCAGTCGAATTCAGGTGAAGGTGGTGAACATCCATCACGCTTTGGTACTGAAAAGAACTCGAAAATTAAGCAGGTTGCTTCTGGTCGCTTTGGGGTAACACCGCATTACTTAGTAAATGCGAATGTTATTCAAATTAAAGTGGCACAGGGCGCGAAGCCTGGTGAAGGTGGTCAGTTACCTGGCGACAAAGTGAATAAGTACATTGCACAGTTACGTTTCTCAGTGCCTGGTGTAACCCTTATTTCGCCTCCACCGCACCACGATATATATTCAATTGAAGATTTAGCCCAGCTTATTTTCGATTTGAAACAGGTGAACCCAACTGCACTTATTTCAGTGAAGTTAGTGTCTGAACCTGGTGTAGGAACTATTGCTACCGGTGTAGCAAAAGCCTATGCAGACCTTATTACAGTATCAGGCTACGACGGCGGCACAGGCGCAAGCCCACTAACGTCGGTTAAGTATGCTGGAAGCCCGTTCGAATTAGGTTTGTCTGAAACACAACAAGCCCTAATTGAAAACGGCCTTCGCCATAAAGTACGCGTTCAAACTGACGGCGGCCTTAAAACAGGTTTAGACGTAGTGAAAGCGGGTATTTTAGGTGCTGAAAGCTTCGGTTTTGGTACTGGGCCTATGGTGGCGTTAGGGTGTAAGTACTTACGTATTTGTCACTTGAACAACTGCGCGACCGGTGTAGCAACACAAGATCAAAAGCTTCGTGACGACCACTTCATTGGTTTGCCAGACATGGTTATGAACTACTTTAAGTTTATTGCCCAAGAAGTACGTGAAATTATGGCTGCCCTGGGCGTGACCAAGTTTGACGACCTTGTTGGCCGTACTGAGCTACTTAAAGTCATTGACGGTGTGACTGCGAAGCAAAACCGCCTCGATTTAACGCCATTGTTGGTAAGACCGAAAGCAGGTGAACATACCCGTTTATTCTGTTCACAAACCACCAATGAACCCGTTGATAAAGGTGTGCTTAACGCACAAATGCTTAAAGACGCGCAACAAGCGGTTGTTGACGGCGAGTCTCTTGAATTGAAATACCCTGTTCGCAACACCGACCGTTCGGTAGGTGCTTTGTTATCGGGTGAAATTGCTAAGCACCATGGTAACCACGACTTTGAAGATACACCGATTAAAGTGAATCTTACCGGTACTGCCGGCCAAAGTTTTGGCGTATGGAATGCTGGCGGTTTACACATGCACCTTGAAGGTGACGCAAACGATTACGTAGGTAAAGGAATGACTGGCGGTAAGCTTGTTATTCATCCACCAAGAAACATGACTTACAATGCGCATGAAAGTGCCATTATGGGTAATACCTGCTTATACGGTGCAACTGGCGGTAAATTATTTGCTGCAGGCCGTGCAGGTGAGCGTTTTGGTGTACGTAACTCAGGTGCTATTGCGGTAGTTGAAGGTATCGGTGACAACGGTTGTGAATACATGACCGGTGGTATTGTTGCTGTACTTGGCCCTGTAGGCGTGAACTTCGGTGCCGGTATGACAGGTGGTTTTGCGTACCTTATGGACGACAACGACGACCTAGATAACCGTGTAAACCAAGACCTTATTGAGATTATGCCTGTTGACGGTAAAGCGATTTTAGTAGAGCACTTACGTGGTCTTATTAATCAGCATTACGAAGAAACCGGCAGCGACCATTCGTTAGGCTTGCTAACCGATTTCGCGGCAACGCTGAAACGCTTCAAGCTTATTAAGCCGAAGACCAGTGATGTGAAAAACCTATTAGGTCACATCAGTCGTTCAAGCGCAGAATTGCGCATTCAGGCTCAGTAG